From a single Micromonospora sp. WMMD1102 genomic region:
- a CDS encoding FAD-dependent monooxygenase, whose amino-acid sequence MGYADGSATGRAEASTSTPDGLRVAVVGAGIGGLSAALSLLRAGFDVRVFEQAPTLAEIGAGVQVSPNASRILHRLGLADELARTGVRPVALHQRRWADGRTLLRAPLGTPLEQTFGYPYYQMHRADLLGALARALPADRLHLGRRFTGLTDHGQVVTASFADGTRVKCDVLVGADGIHSTVRRELFGAEAARFTGCVAYRGLVPAHRLRHLDLDVSGQVWMGPGRHFVHYFVSGRRLVNFVGVVERDAWTRESWTDRGDLAEALAAYPDWHPQVREILASVDETYVWALFDRPPLPRWSAGRVTLLGDACHPMLPFLAQGAAQAIEDGAALTSCLVEAGPDPAAALVRYERVRLPRTSRMQALSAENKIRFHLPDGPEQRERDARMASGGTDWSFGAIAWIYRHDAAIVDGRPAAPSALDRT is encoded by the coding sequence ATGGGGTACGCCGACGGCTCGGCCACCGGTCGGGCGGAAGCGTCCACGTCCACACCGGACGGCCTGCGGGTCGCCGTCGTCGGTGCTGGCATCGGCGGGCTCAGCGCCGCCCTGTCGCTGCTCCGCGCCGGCTTCGACGTGCGGGTCTTCGAGCAGGCGCCGACGCTGGCCGAGATCGGTGCGGGCGTGCAGGTCAGCCCGAACGCTTCCCGGATCCTGCACCGCCTCGGCCTCGCCGACGAACTCGCCCGGACCGGCGTACGGCCGGTCGCGCTGCACCAGCGTCGCTGGGCGGACGGCCGTACCCTGCTGCGCGCACCGCTCGGCACACCGCTGGAGCAGACCTTCGGTTACCCGTACTACCAGATGCACCGTGCCGACCTGCTGGGCGCACTGGCTCGGGCGCTACCGGCCGACCGGCTGCACCTCGGCCGCCGGTTCACCGGGCTGACCGACCACGGTCAGGTCGTGACGGCGTCCTTCGCGGACGGCACCCGGGTGAAGTGTGACGTGCTGGTCGGTGCCGACGGCATCCACTCGACGGTCCGGCGGGAGCTGTTCGGTGCCGAGGCGGCCCGGTTCACCGGCTGTGTCGCGTACCGGGGGCTGGTGCCGGCGCACCGGCTGCGCCATCTCGACCTGGACGTCTCCGGTCAGGTCTGGATGGGGCCGGGCCGGCACTTCGTGCACTACTTCGTCAGCGGACGCCGGCTGGTCAACTTCGTCGGGGTGGTGGAGCGGGACGCCTGGACCCGGGAGTCCTGGACGGATCGCGGCGACCTGGCCGAGGCACTGGCCGCGTACCCGGACTGGCATCCGCAGGTGCGCGAGATCCTCGCGTCGGTGGACGAGACGTACGTCTGGGCACTGTTCGACCGGCCGCCGCTGCCGCGCTGGTCGGCCGGGCGGGTCACGCTGCTCGGCGACGCCTGCCATCCGATGCTGCCGTTCCTGGCCCAGGGCGCCGCGCAGGCGATCGAGGACGGCGCGGCGCTGACCAGCTGCCTGGTCGAGGCTGGCCCGGACCCGGCGGCGGCGCTGGTCCGTTACGAGCGTGTCCGCCTGCCCCGGACCTCGCGGATGCAGGCGCTGTCGGCCGAGAACAAGATCCGGTTCCATCTCCCCGACGGACCCGAGCAGCGGGAACGCGACGCCCGGATGGCCAGCGGCGGGACGGACTGGTCGTTCGGGGCGATCGCCTGGATCTACCGGCACGACGCCGCCATCGTCGACGGCCGGCCGGCCGCGCCCTCGGCTCTGGACAGGACGTGA
- a CDS encoding MarR family transcriptional regulator: MSDTAAPAPSAAPAEEGGGRLAAELLKDDFGWALGVIMRRYLRAAEEIVKDVPGGPRGYQVVASASQNLATNQGAMAAQLGIDRTVLTYLIDDLEAAGLVSRQPDPADRRSRRVVATDAGKTLWRDRQAALAAAEAEILRVLGRDEAAFKELLQRVAIHADRLDPMHNACQVVDEMHQHENRSRRRR; encoded by the coding sequence GTGTCCGACACCGCAGCTCCCGCGCCATCCGCCGCCCCTGCCGAGGAGGGCGGCGGGCGGCTCGCGGCGGAGTTGCTCAAGGACGACTTCGGCTGGGCGCTCGGCGTGATCATGCGGCGCTACCTCCGCGCCGCCGAGGAGATCGTGAAGGACGTGCCCGGCGGTCCCCGCGGCTACCAGGTCGTCGCCTCGGCCAGCCAGAACCTGGCGACCAACCAGGGCGCGATGGCCGCCCAACTGGGCATCGACCGGACCGTCCTGACCTACCTGATCGACGATCTGGAGGCTGCCGGGCTGGTCTCCCGGCAGCCCGACCCGGCCGACCGGCGCAGCCGCCGGGTCGTCGCCACCGACGCCGGGAAGACGCTCTGGCGCGACCGGCAGGCCGCCCTGGCCGCCGCCGAGGCCGAGATCCTCCGGGTCCTCGGCCGGGACGAGGCGGCCTTCAAGGAACTGCTGCAACGGGTGGCGATCCACGCCGACCGGCTCGACCCGATGCACAACGCCTGCCAGGTCGTCGACGAGATGCACCAGCACGAGAACCGCAGCCGCCGACGGCGCTGA
- a CDS encoding CocE/NonD family hydrolase, with amino-acid sequence MRHRVGTSVPRFFAVLVAGAMAAGGALVGTGPAAAAPPGLVIEDGATQPVFARDAAIQETVYVSSGMDSDGDGATDRIAAQVIRPEETGAGLQVATVMHASPYFGDSTARARGDLIIPAHFTAWYDNYFVPRGYAVVEVDMQGTAGSDGCATIGGPEDVRSASAVIDWLNGRTTASYADGTPAVADWSTGAVGMIGVSYAGTLPIGVAETGIDGLETIVPIAAISAWYDYARAQGIAYGGFGSRYPESLARYVSSPAHDAECDARYTALGDAADDATADMNAFWQQRDYRDGAASVDASVFLVHGQQDNNTKTTHFGRYWDAIAAQGVPRKLWLHDGGHTDPFGSDLVGRDTVGRWMDHWLYDIDNGIMSEPQATVKRPGGTTSTYPSWPGTVTSTDYYLGGPGSGAAGTLLTAPGPTASQSFTDSRGQLEYAMTSQPETAKPNRLVYLVPALGTARRLAGAGTAEVRFTATSTSTPLTALLVHYTDGVPTRVVSRGAIDAKNRDSLTAGTPLTPGTAYPVTIRLEPKDYLFPAGSRIGLVLVANHGEYLTTDPAAAGVTVQLSPSRLVLPLTS; translated from the coding sequence ATGCGTCATCGTGTCGGCACGAGCGTGCCCAGATTCTTCGCCGTCCTGGTGGCCGGGGCGATGGCGGCGGGAGGTGCGCTGGTCGGCACCGGACCGGCCGCCGCCGCCCCGCCCGGCCTGGTGATCGAGGACGGTGCCACCCAGCCCGTCTTCGCCCGGGACGCGGCGATCCAGGAGACCGTCTACGTCAGCTCCGGAATGGACAGTGACGGGGACGGGGCGACCGACCGGATCGCCGCGCAGGTGATCCGGCCCGAGGAGACCGGGGCCGGGCTCCAGGTGGCGACGGTGATGCACGCCAGCCCGTACTTCGGGGACAGCACGGCCAGGGCCCGCGGCGACCTGATCATCCCGGCACACTTCACCGCCTGGTACGACAACTACTTCGTGCCGCGCGGCTACGCCGTCGTCGAGGTCGACATGCAGGGCACCGCCGGATCGGACGGCTGTGCCACCATCGGCGGCCCGGAGGACGTCCGCAGCGCCAGCGCCGTGATCGACTGGCTGAACGGCCGCACCACGGCCAGCTACGCCGACGGTACGCCGGCAGTCGCCGACTGGAGCACCGGCGCGGTCGGCATGATCGGTGTCTCGTACGCCGGCACCCTGCCGATCGGCGTCGCCGAGACCGGCATCGACGGGCTGGAGACGATCGTCCCGATCGCCGCCATCTCCGCCTGGTACGACTACGCCCGCGCCCAGGGCATCGCCTACGGCGGCTTCGGCAGCCGGTACCCCGAGTCCCTGGCCCGGTACGTCTCCTCGCCCGCGCACGACGCCGAGTGCGACGCCCGCTACACCGCGCTCGGCGACGCGGCCGACGACGCCACCGCCGACATGAACGCCTTCTGGCAGCAGCGCGACTACCGGGACGGGGCGGCCTCGGTGGACGCCTCGGTCTTCCTGGTGCACGGCCAGCAGGACAACAACACCAAGACCACCCACTTCGGCCGGTACTGGGACGCCATCGCCGCGCAGGGGGTGCCGCGCAAGCTGTGGCTGCACGACGGCGGGCACACCGACCCGTTCGGCAGTGACCTGGTGGGGCGGGACACCGTCGGCCGCTGGATGGACCACTGGCTCTACGACATCGACAACGGGATCATGAGCGAGCCGCAGGCCACCGTGAAGCGGCCGGGCGGCACCACGAGCACCTATCCGAGCTGGCCCGGGACGGTCACCTCGACCGACTACTACCTGGGCGGACCGGGCAGCGGCGCCGCCGGCACCCTGCTGACCGCGCCCGGCCCGACGGCCAGCCAGTCGTTCACCGACAGCCGGGGCCAGCTCGAGTACGCGATGACCAGCCAGCCGGAGACCGCCAAGCCGAACCGGCTGGTCTACCTCGTCCCGGCACTGGGCACCGCCCGTCGGCTGGCCGGGGCCGGCACGGCCGAGGTCAGGTTCACCGCCACCTCGACGAGTACGCCGCTGACCGCGCTGCTGGTGCACTACACGGACGGGGTGCCGACCCGGGTGGTGAGCCGGGGCGCGATCGACGCCAAGAACCGCGACTCGCTGACGGCCGGTACGCCGCTGACCCCGGGCACCGCGTACCCGGTGACGATCCGGCTGGAGCCGAAGGACTACCTCTTCCCGGCCGGCAGCCGGATCGGCCTGGTGCTGGTTGCCAACCACGGCGAGTACCTGACCACCGACCCGGCCGCGGCCGGCGTCACAGTCCAGCTCTCGCCGAGCCGACTCGTCCTGCCGCTGACGAGCTGA